The following proteins come from a genomic window of Sorghum bicolor cultivar BTx623 chromosome 3, Sorghum_bicolor_NCBIv3, whole genome shotgun sequence:
- the LOC8072094 gene encoding gibberellin 2-beta-dioxygenase, with product MVVLANPPVVDQIPLLRSPGPRDTFSGVPVVDLSSPAAARAIVDACERFGFFKVVNHGVPAATMGRAESEAVRFFAQAQADKDRAGPAYPFGYGSKRIGLNGDMGWLEYLLLAVDSASLSDACPVPSTAAFRSALNEYVAAVRKVAVRVLEAMAEGLGIADAAALSSMVTGAGGDQVFRVNHYPPCPALQGLGCSATGFGEHTDPQLISVLRSNGTSGLQIALRDGAQWVSVPSDRDAFFVNVGDSLQVLTNGRFKSVKHRVVTNSLKSRVSFIYFAGPALEQRIVPLPELLAEGEESLYKEFTWGEYKKAAYKTRLGDNRLAQFEKRSI from the exons ATGGTGGTGCTCGCCAACCCGCCTGTCGTCGACCAGATCCCGCTGCTGCGGTCCCCGGGGCCCAGGGACACCTTCTCGGGCGTGCCGGTCGTCGACCTGTCCAGCCCCGCCGCGGCGCGCGCGATCGTCGACGCCTGCGAGCGCTTCGGCTTCTTCAAGGTCGTCAACCACGGCGTGCCCGCGGCCACCATGGGCAGGGCCGAGTCCGAGGCCGTCAGGTTCTTCGCGCAGGCGCAGGCCGACAAGGACCGCGCCGGCCCGGCGTACCCGTTCGGCTACGGCAGCAAGCGGATCGGGCTCAATGGCGACATGGGGTGGCTCGagtacctcctcctcgccgtcgaCTCCGCGTCGCTCTCCGACGCCTGCCCCGTCCCCTCCACCGCCGCCTTCCG GAGCGCGCTGAACGAGTACGTCGCGGCGGTGCGGAAGGTGGCGGTGCGCGTGCTGGAGGCGATGGCGGAAGGCCTGGGCATTGCGGACGCGGCCGCGCTGAGCTCGATGGtgaccggcgccggcggcgaccaGGTGTTCCGCGTGAACCACTACCCGCCGTGCCCGGCGCTGCAGGGCCTGGGCTGCAGCGCCACGGGCTTCGGCGAGCACACCGACCCGCAGCTCATCTCCGTGCTCCGCTCCAACGGCACGTCCGGCCTGCAGATCGCGCTCCGCGACGGCGCGCAGTGGGTGTCCGTGCCCTCCGACCGCGACGCCTTCTTCGTTAACGTCGGCGACTCGTTGCAG GTGCTGACGaacgggaggttcaagagcgtGAAGCACCGGGTGGTGACCAACAGCCTCAAGTCTAGGGTTTCCTTCATCTACTTCGCGGGACCGGCGCTGGAGCAGCGGATCGTGCCGCTGCCGGAGCTGCTGGCGGAGGGCGAGGAGAGCCTGTACAAGGAGTTCACGTGGGGCGAGTACAAGAAGGCCGCGTACAAGACGAGGCTCGGGGACAACAGGCTGGCCCAGTTTGAGAAGCGTAGCATCTAG